The genomic stretch TTGTGAATCTTACCAGGGATTTGTGAATCCGGGAGTGAATCCTGGAGGAGGCCAGcagcaagcggcggcggcagcccagAAGGAATCGGCGGTGgagctggtggtggcggcgccttCTGCTTCCTCTTCTCCCGAGTTGCCATCGCCGGTAGGGCgggaggcgcgggcgcgggcgggaggGCGCGGGAGGCGCGCCGACGGAGGATTTTCTTCGGTGACGCACCGGATCCGGCGGAGGAAATAAAGACGCCCCAGTGCGGTGTCGTGCGCGTACCGAGATGCCTGGGTAACGGTGTGTACCTCGTTTCATCTGGATGAAACTGGTACTATCTTTCTCCTCTTCAATTTCTTGCCATATCATCACAAAAACTGACGTGCCAGgcaattaatgtgcatgaaactcctatgaaactccgcactgggactagccttacCGTGCGGCTGAGGGGCGGAGAAACAGCGGCGGTTGGGCCTCGTTGAGCGAACTCCATCGAGTCGTCGGGCCGTTGAGCAGCGCCACTGCGCCAGGAGGTGGAGGATGGAATTTAAAGGCTGCCAGGAGCGACGGCTCACCTTCATCTTCCAACTCATGCCAGGCGCGACGGCTCACCTTCTGCAATGTGAACGTGAACGCCACTGGCCACGACCGGGCGCTGCTAATCCTGCCGCCGTTCGCCAACAACCACGCCATCCAAGCTGAACCACCGCTGCCGGCTATTCTATATCGTCATGCAAGTAAAACGTTGCCGGTCATTCACAGTTTCACACCAATGATCAACAACCGCGAAGCTTATTTGAAGTTCTGTTTTTCAGATGATAGCATATTTGAAGTTGTTAACAAGCATATCACCATTGCAAAGTTACAAACGTGGGGAATTAACAACAGAGCTGCTTTAGGACCCCTGCCGGTTGAAAGTTAACTCCCAACCTGCGTTAGGCATCGCCAGCAGCGTGACCTAATATATATACTAACAAATACTGCAGCTGCAAGCCAGAGATACCAAGACTGCGTCTTGCCACACAGCTTCCCCGTGAACAAGAGCAGCAAGCTGCAGCGGCGTCGCCGCGCATCTCAGCCTCTTCCCTCCAGCAACCTCTCACGGTGCTTCTTCCCGCATAGGTGCGACAACAGCATCTTCTCGCTGTTGCACTGCACGTCACAGAGCTTGCAGTAGAACTTGTCCTTTCGGTCCACCTTCTTCTCCGCGTCGGCATCCTTGCGGTGATTGAAACCCTTGAGCCCCGCACGCACAGCCTTGGCGTGCGGCTTCCCTCCCTGCTGCTGCGACCCGCTGTTCTCAGGCACCTTCTCCTTGCCGTCTCCGCATGAGGACTTGGTGTTCTTCGCCGTGATCCTGTCCCATACTGGCAGCTTTGCTTTTGTGCTGGGCTCAGCGGTGTGGCTCCTTGATGATTGGAGTGCCGCGACGTTCTGCTGGTGACGCCGGCCGGCCaggtgctcctccaggtggtGCTGGCTAACCGTGTTCACACTGCAGGTGGGGCAGCTAAATTGCCAATATGGCTTCTGCTTCTTGATGAGTGGCGCTGAATCGGCCAGTTTCCTCTTCAGCCCATTGGATGTTCTTTCTGGTGTAGACTGTTGTAGAAGAAGTTCGTTTAGACTACAAAACACTGTAAGCTGGAATAACTGCATCTCAATGAAAGTAAAATTGGACAGAACAAGAAGCCTAAGATTGCGTGGTGTGTGGACTGATATGGATCACTTGTAGTACAATATGCAATTCAATGTTTATAGAATGATTTGATCCCAAGATGAAACTGAAAACAATCTACTAGTACCATTTTCAAGTCTCAGAGGTGCAAGGAATCTGCACAAGGATTACATAGCCTTATATTGTGCAGTGCATCTGAAGGAACTTTATATTGTCAAAAGAAAACCTAAGATGAATTGGAAAGTTCACTAGTGAATTAACTAATTTAGCTCATGCTGTTGGAAAGTTTTCTCAGACTTCCATACTGAATTGAAATCTTACATAGCTGATACCTTGAGTCAAAGAAGTACTACAGAACACGAGTTTTTCGTGGTCAAACTACAACCATTGCCATAAACAATGTTCAGAGAAGTTCACAACAAACACGCAGGAGATCATTGTTAATCAATTAATCTCAGGAAAATTCtgagggaaaaaggaaaaagaatgtGGGTTAAAGTGTAAATGCTAAAAAAATATGGGCTCACCTCACTGAACTCTACCTTCTTCTGCTCATTGTACGCTGCATTTTCCTGACCTGCTGGCCTGTGCTGACCAGGTGGTCGGGCAGGTTTATCAGTCCGCCCCTCCAAGGCAGACTCCATAGCCTTCCTCTGCCTGCTTCTGTCATTCCTGATGTCACCCTGCATGCCATGGCCatccaccacattagccttaggTTCCCTGCCAAAGGCCCGTTGGTGTCCTGTTGCCGCCGCCAAATGATAATGCAGACTGCATCGGGCTGTTATTGGCTTTGGCCGCCACTGGAACCAATGTCTCTTCCACCGGAGCCTGCTTGCTTGGTGATAGGCACAATTCCATATAGCCATTAGACGCATGCAATCTCGCCTTCTGTTCATCCTCATTGCCCAGCCGTGGCTGCTCAGGTTTCAGCTGTATGAGAGGAAATTTATTTAGACTTaagcaaaaaaaaactgatgcaTCGCAAAAAAAAGTTAGAGAGAAGAAGCAATCTATGGATGGATATTGATTTCAGGTAATCCCATCGGTTGTGCTCCTGATCAATTCCAAACATCACTAGTGAACTAGCAAAAGTAGTGCTGCTTCTGCTTTCAATATGCCTAAGTAGACCAGACGTATGTTACAGCACGTTTTCCAGATTTCCAATTTTAAGCTAGTATTTACATAATTAGCACAATGAATCTTAACTATAATCACAAGAGTTTTTCATGGTTAAACGATGGCCATTGTTCAAGGGTGTGTGTACCACGACAAACATGCATAAGATCATCATTAATCAATACTTTAGTAATGTTCTGCAGAAATATTAGGAAGACAAACATGATGAGAAAAGGGTAAAATTGACAATGGCAGTCTCACCTCACTGAACTCTCGGCCTTTCTGCTGATCAAATGATGCACTCTCTTGACCTGCCAGCCGATCAGACAGCAGCATTGGTCCATTGATCTGATCTGCCAGAGTGGTTTCCAAAGTCTTCCTCTTCCCACTGCTCTGGTTTCCACTTTGGTACAACGAGTGCACTCCCTGGCCATCCTCAGCATCAGCCTTACATTCTTCGCCATAGCCCTCCTGACCTGCTGGCCTGTGCTGATCAGGTGGTTGGGCAGGTTTATCAGTCCGGCCCTCCATGGCAGACTCCATAGCCTTCCTCTGCCCACTGCTCTGGTTCCTGATGTCACCCTGCATGCCATGGGCGTCCACCAAATTAGCCTTAGGTTCCCCACCAAAGGCCTGTTGGGGTCCTGTTGCCGCTGCCTCGCCAAATGACAATGCAGACTGCATCGGGCTGATATCAGCTTTGGCTGCCACTGGAACCGATATCTCTTCCACCGGAGCCTGCTTGCTCGGTGATAGGCACAATTCCATATAGCCATTAAACGCATGCACTCTCGCCTTCTGTTCATCCCCATTACCCAGACGTGGCTGCTCAGGTTTTTGCTGTAGGAGAGAAAGTTTGTTTAGACTTAAGTAAAAATACTTATGTATCGCAAAAaagtggagaagaagaagcaatcTATTGATGGATATTGATTTCAGGTAACCACATTGGTTGTGCTCCTGATCAACTGCAAACATCACTAATGAACTAGCAAAAGTAGTGCTGCTTCTGCTTTCAATATGCCTAAATAGACCGGACATATGTCACTACACGTTTTCCAGACTTCCAATTTTAAGCTAGTATTACATAATTAGGACAATGACTAAGTATAATCACAAGAGTTTTCCATGGTTAAACGATGGCCATTGTTCAAGTGAGTAGTATACCACAACAAACATGCATCAGGTCATCATTAATCAATACTTTAGTAACGTTCTGCAGAAATATTAGGAAGACAAACATGATGAGAAAAGGGTAAATCTGACAATGGCAGTCTCACCTCACTGAACTCGCGGCCTTTCTGCTGATCAAATGCTGCACTCTCTTGACCTGCCAACCAGTACTGATGAGACAACAGCATCGGTCCATTGATCTGTTCCAGAGTGGTTTCCGAAGTCTTGCTCTGCCCACTGCTCTGGTTTCCACTTTGGTACAGCGGTTGCACGCCATGGCCATCCTCCACATCAACCTTACATTCTCCACCAGCAGCATCTTTGTGTCCTGGTGTCAACTCCTCATGGAAAATAGGTCGGGCACCAGCATTGGCCGACACGGGCAAAGAGGCCTCGTCTGCTAGAGTCCACTTGTTTGGCGATCGGCACACTTCCACATAGCCACCAAATGGATGCGTCCTAGCCCCAGATGACCTGCTATCTTGCTGCTTTTCAGTGTCACTGGCTGGCCGTTCCTGCAGCAACAGTGATGGTGACGATGGCCACTCCACGTGCGGGTACACCGGAGGCGCTTTCACTGGCTGCGCAGGGCCCCTGCAGCCGCAAGGGGAATGCTCGGTTCTTGAGCGTGGTGGACAGAGAGGTGACTCCTCCAAAGGAGGCACCGACGACGACAAAGGCCGATTAAGCCAGTAGTCCTGTGGCGATGGAAGCGCTGGCACAGGATTGTGGCTGGTGGCGGTGATGCCCATGGCGAGCTCCGTCTCGACGAGCTCGCGGAAGATCATGTCCTGGCGGATGCGCGCCTTGTTGAGCTCCAACAGCagttcctccctcctcctcgccagcgCGGCGCTCCTCACCAGCGCGGCGTCTACCGGTGATGCATtggcgtcgcctgcttcccgGTGGCAAGAGCATTAACAGATGAACAGGATTAGAAGTAACAATTTTTCCTACCAAGTAACACGCATCATCTTGTGTGGCGTAAAAATACCCAGTTCTTATTCCAGGGAGCCACACTCTTCCCTGCAGCTGACGCTATTTGGAGGACTTGGCCGCCGCTAAAAGTAAAGTTCTTCATGTGGCTGACAGTTAGAGACAGGTTGTGGACTGCAGAAAGAAGGCACAGGCGTGGGCTGCAGGACAATACTGAATGTGCTCTTTGTGATCAGGAAATAGAGACAGCTGACCACTTATTCACTACATGTTGCTATACTCAGGAGGTTTGGCACGCAATCAGTAGGATATTGGATCTGCACCGCCCAGTTCCAAGTCCTGGACTGACAGCAACGGATTGGTGGCTGCAAATGAGGTTGGGAATGACCGAATGTAAGAAGAAAGGATTGGATTCCTCATTCATGTTGATCTCCTGGATACTCTGGAAACAAAGGAATGACAGAGTATTTAGCAGATTGTCAGCAAAAACTGCGGGTCATCTGACGTATAAGATCCTCGATCAGGCTCAACTATTGATGGATGCCGGCGCTAAGCACATGGTCTCTTTGGGATGGCCGGCTGCAGTTGTAGGAGCAGGGGGCTTACCATCCTCTTAGTCTCTGAACCTACGTCAGTTTCAGTTTTAGTTCTAGTTGTTGCATCGTTTGTGCGATACGGCTCTATGTAATCAACAATGTGCGTGTGCCCGAAAGACCCGCattgtaaaactttttattacttatcttcttcttaatacaaagatatgtAAAATACCAAAATACCCAAATTCCTGTATCATCATCAGATCTCTGTATGCTCACCGTCGATTTGAACATGTAGCCAAGGGAGAAAGAATTGAAGATCATCTACCCCCACCCCCCAGGCCCCCAGCCCCCCACAGACAAATTTCTTTGTTTTCGTGGAAATCCACGAGTCGTAGAGCAGAAAGACATCCATAAAAATAAGGGCGACGGCGAGAGTGTAGTCCCGTtaccgtgcggcggcggcggaaggtcAGGGAAGCGGCGGAGACGACCGGTTTCGACGTCGTCGGCTGCTGCCATGGTTTGTCGGCTGCGTCCGGCGAACTCCGTTGCGGGTTTGAGGGAGGGATTCGCTTCGATAACGGCGCGGAGAAGCGAGGGGGAGAGTTTTGTAATGGGAACCGAAACAAGGGGAGCGAGAGGTTACCGGATTCGATTTATGGTGAGTAGAGCAATTTCTGGATGTTTTGAAAAAATAACCGTTCATAGAAGTTTTCGTATAAGGACTATTCACAGAAGTTACCACACAAGGAAGACATCAACACTCACATTGCACCCACAATTATATCCCTTCTCAAATTTGTCAATATTCTGTTAAAGGAAGATATATATTGTTGTCTCAAGTAAAGAAATTGTTAGGCTTAAGAAAATATTTTGCCGTTCAATTAGAGGATGTTGCGCTGAAAAATtctttcaaggaaaaaaaatcgtCACGTGAATTTGTGTCCACTCATATAAAATACAAATGTGTCCACCTCATGATCCTACTCATATAAATGTGTCCACTTTCTATTTCAGATTTGAAATTTGCAACGGCCCTACTCGTACAAATGTGTCCATTTTGAGATGGAACAAGTCCAGTTTTGGCCATTAAATTATCGGCTCACTTTAGTTTCGACACTTTAGTTTCGACGATGAAACTCTAAAATCAGGAATCTTTAACCATCCAACTATTAAAATTGGATAAATTCAACCATTAAGCTGGTTTGGAAGGTGGTTTTCGCTGACTTGGACGATAAAATAGAAACATTCATGTTTCGCTCACCGGGGCCGCACCCGTGCGCGCTTTGGCCATGCCGCGCGCCGAGCCTAGTACCTTGGCAGCCACCCCTGTTTCGGCCGCGGAGGCCACCACTCGCGCCCATGCTCGCCGCTGGAATCGGTCGTGGCATGGACCCCTCCTCGTCACATGTCCTCATTGTCGAACCATCGTCCTCCTCGCGTGCGCATCGTCGTCGTGGACCACCCCATCCCGTGTCCCTGCCATCCTCCTCTGACACCCACGCTGAGTCCCCCACTGCAGCTCCTCGTCCTCATCCTTGCGCACTCCAAGCAGTGTCCCGGACTCCACCCCTGCCTCCTTGCACGCCCCTGCCCCTGCCGCCTTGTGCGCCCCCTGCAGCTCGCCGCCAGATACGTTCCAGGACAGCTGCAGGCAGAAAGGGAGAGAGTAAGGGGAagggaaaaggaagagaaagggGATGACATGCGGGCCCGCACATcagcaaaggtggagagggaagggagaAGATAGAAGAGAAGATGACAAGTGGGACCATTGCCGTGTGgcatccacatcatcaaaaccatCCACAAAATAATCCGATGGCCGAATTTATCCGGTTTTGATAGTTGGATGGTAAACTATTCTTGATTTTGGAGTTTCATAGTTGAAATCAACTGAGGTGATAATTGGATGGCAAAAAAAATGGACTTCTTCCTTTTAAGATTAGGAGGTATGTTGTCAGGGGCGGAGGCAAGGTGGTGAGCAGGGCCAGGGCCATAGAATACGATATTTCAAATTAATTTAAACAATGAAAAGAGTACCAAAGAAAATAACGAATTTTCTGGCTCCGCTCCCCGAGCGTTGTGTTGTGCGTCCACACATTGCATGGATGCGTATAAATAATCTGCTTCAGTTTCATGGGTACACGTTGGAACATGCACAACTGCACAACTACACGATCCATGTGCTCATTACTACCATCGTGAGTAGTACGTGTAAGGGTGCGATACACTTATACACGTACGTAAGAATCGTTCATCTCACGCTCTCACACCACCGTGGCCAGCTCCTCGAAGAAGAGCTCCTTGAACCGCTCCATGCGCTCGGGCTCcagcgccgcggccaccgcgacGCCGCCCTCCTTCCCCGGGCTGTTCAGCAGGTACACGAACCCCGTGTAGTACATGAGCGCCGGCGCCAGCAGTGCCGGCTCGCCCCACCCGAAGTCGGCGTCGTACGACGGCATCCCAAGCCAGCTGATCACCCGCAGGTCCGTGCCGGGCAGCCCGCCGCGCGGCAGCGCCGCCAGGTCCGCCGTCTCCAGGTAATCCACCAGCGACCGCGCGTACTCGTCCCcgtgccccgtcgccgcgcgGAGACGGCGCGCGCCGAACCCCAGAGGGTTGCCGAGCAGGTCGCCGACGCGCGCCGACGTCGAGGTGCGCGCCACCGCGTTGCCGAAGAAAgcgtccggcagcggcggcgacaggcggGCGCGCATGTCCACCATCGTGTAGAGGCGGGACTCGGTTTCAGGGTCCAACGCGCGCGCCGCGCACGCGCACCGCCACACGTGCGCCACCAGCGCGCGGAAGGTGGACACCGCGCCCGCGCGggcccggagcgccgccgcctgcgagCCGGTCACGCGGAGGATGGCGCTGGCGTACTCCgccttgctgccgccgccggcctcggctGTTGCGGCGGCGGTccggcggccaccgccaccgtacTCGTGGGTGTGGTCGAAGAGGACGGTCGGCTGCGGGCGCGCCCGGAGCGGCGTGCGATCGAGGGACGGtaccacggcggcgccggcgtccccgCGGGCTATGCCGGCCCACGTCCGGATGAAATTGAAGGCGCTGCGTCCGTCCATGACGAAGTGGTGCATCGCTGTGCCCagcgccacgccgccgcacCGGAAGAAGGTGACCTGTCGAGAAGACACGTAAGGACGACCTGCGTGATTAACCATGCATGTTTGGTAGTCCAACTCCATTTCTTCATCCGTCTTCAGTTTCGTTTTCAGTAAAAAGTGcccatttctttcttttttaatcATTACACAGTTGACGTGATTAGTTGGATTATTAATCATACTTAATTCGCTCGAACTATGTGGTACGCTGTATGCATGCACGAACTCCATCCAAGAACGAATTGAAATCGGTTTGCGTTAAAATGGAGAGAAAGTCAGAAGCGCAGCAACCTGAAGCAGGAGCAGCGGtgtcccggcgccggcgggttcgTACGCCGGCACGAACATGTCGCGCATGGCCTTGGACGGCGCGAAGCCCTCGAAGTCCTCGAGCGCGGCCGCGGACCGCGCGACGACGAAGAGCGCGCCCTCGGCGTTGCAGTCGATCTCGGCGCGCCCGTCGCGGCCGACGGCTAGGCGGCCGGCGAAGGGGTAGAACGGGACCagcgcggcggccagcgccgcgTGGAGGACGTCGGCCGAGAAGAAGCCTGACCGCGTCTGCTCGTCGGGGTGGCGGAAGAAGTAGACCGTCGGGGTGTAGCCGTTCCTGGCGGCGAGGTCGAGGTTGGACAGCCAGAGCGCGCCCCGCGGCGTGGGCTCGCTCGGCGGGACCAGCTCTGACTCCACGACCTCGATGGCTGCCATCGGTGTCTGTGGTGCGCGAGTGCTCTCTGGCTTTTCGGCCTTGCGCTCTCTGCTTCTGACTTCTAGTGTGGCGCGTGAAGTGAGCGCAACGACTCCATGGGAGGGGGCGCGGCAGGGGATTTATAGCGGTTGCAATGTGGGTTTGGTCCGGCAACAATCTTCCAATGAGGAgtatcaaaacaaaaaaaaaaatcttccaaTGAGAGGGTAGTTGAGCCGGCTTTGCTTTAATTTGGACCCTTGGACTTGCTTGGATCATGGTGCCAAGATTGATACAATACACGATCTGTGCTGTTCATTTCAAGTCCGGCGCGCACTCCATCCATCCGGTGACAGAAGAATGTTGCCGTCTCAACAGCACAAGCAGCGTGCCTTGGGGGAGGGCTCAAAGCCCTTTCGTCCGGGACAAATGCTGGCTTGTGGTTAGGGACGAATCAACCTAGCCGTGACCACACAGCATAAAACGTACACTCATATTTTGATGGCCACGAACGCTCTCAACACTTTTAGGATGTCTTCACTTTTAGTTCAGCCCCATCGTCCAAGCAGTACACTCTAGCATTGCGAAACTTCACATCCAAGTACTAAGGACAATGCCACGAATAGTAGTTGGGCCCTATCAAAGTATCAAATCACTGGAGCTTGGTTGTTCATCAGCCCCATCGGCCATTGTTCAAGTCTCTCATGGTGTCAGCCACTGTCACGCGAACTGTGGCTCACGCCAACCCCTGGGATGGATCCCTCCCAGTCCCATCCCATCCACCAAACCCCCCTCTTGGGCCCGTGACATATACTTAACGATATTTTTGTTTCGTCACGGCTGCATCCGCAAGCTTATCGTACACATCCATGTATAAGCAACCAAACAAGGACGTGTAGATCGTTTGATTATTACAAGAACCGAAACAACTCTCCGGAGGAAGATGAACACTCTGTTTTTCCCATAACagacttagggcctgttttcttccacttgctaaactttagcacccgtcacatcaaatgtttagatactaattagaagtattaaacgtagactatttacaaaacccattacataagacgaatctaaacggcgagacgaatctattaagcctaattagtccatgatttgacaatgtgttgctacagtaaatatttgctaatgatagattaattaggcttaatagattcgtctcgctgtttagatTCCAcctatgtaattggttttgtacatagtctacgtttactactcctaattagtatctaaacattcgatgtgacacgtgctaaaaataagacacgggaagaaaacgccccctaacaCGAATTTCATTACGACGTCAGCAGCGAAATTACAGAGAGCATCGGTTTTCTGTCTACTGAGTTACCCCAGCCTTACCCGCACGTGCTTGAGGGTTGAGACGACCCATTTGTTTCCTTCCGGTTAATCTCGTCAGTGCCACCTTCAGATTCACAAAATCACCCCGACGAACACAGAGCCAGGCTCAATTCTTCCTTGACCGCTGCTCATTTTAACACTCGGGGTTCGGTGGCATGCCATCGGCTCCGAACAGAAGCATGCAAGTGATGACGTAAACCAAAGTGGGTGACCGACCAGTGCCCAGGACAGGGAAGCAAGCCCTTGGTGTGTTCTGTCTCCTCCATTCAGTCGTCAGCACCACCACTTTGGCACTGTCACGCGCGTGACGTGGCGCCGGCAACAAGGCTAACCGATCCACTTCCACCCGCGTCCCCTCCCTCCTACTTACTCCTCTTTGACCAGCGTTGTTAGGGcggtttggttctttagtctaaagtttagttcctatcacatcgaatgtttatatactgattagagtattaaatatatattaattataaaaccaattgcatagatggaggctgccgccgccgaggagctcCTCCGGAGCGAGGCTGCGCCCGGAGTCGCTGTCGCGGCACGTGGCCGTGGTGATGGACGGCAACTCGCGGTGGGCGCGCGCGCAGGGGCTCTCGNNNNNNNNNNNNNNNNNNNNNNNNNNNNNNNNNNNNNNNNNNNNNNNNNNNNNNNNNNNNNNNNNNNNNNNNNNNNNNNNNNNNNNNNNNNNNNNNNNNNNNNNNNNNNNNNNNNNNNNNNNNNNNNNNNNNNNNNNNNNNNNNNNNNNNNNNNNNNNNNNNNNNNNNNNNNNNNNNNNNNNNNNNNNNNNNNNNNNNNNNNNNNNNNNNNNNNNNNNNNNNNNNNNNNNNNNNNNNNNNNNNNNNNNNNNNNNNNNNNNNNNNNNNNNNNNNNNNNNNNNNNNNNNNNNNNNNNNNNNNNNNNNNNNNNNNNNNNNNNNNNNNNNNNNNNNNNNNNNNNNNNNNNNNNNNNNNNNNNNNNNNNNNNNNNNNNNNNNNNNNNNNNNNNNNNNNNNNNNNNNNNNNNNNNNNNNNNNNNNNNNNNNNNNNNNNNNNNNNNNNNNNNNNNNNNNNNNNNNNNNNNNNNNNNNNNNNNNNNNNNNNNNNNNNNNNNNNNNNNNNNNNNNNNNNNNNNNNNNNNNNNNNATTTCGTAATGCTTAAGAGGGGGTCCTACCCTAAGTCGAAAAATGTGATGCCGCAGTAAATGTATTTTCATCAtgaaattaattaggcttaatagacttcgtaatcatggactaattaggcttaatagattcgtctcgcgaattagcctccatccgtgcaattggttttataattaggctatatttaatactcctaattagtatctaaacattcgatgtgacacggattaaATTTTAGTTCGTGAAACCAAACACGTCTTTAACTCATTCACGAGGTGTCGCGCTGCCACGGTGCCACTGCCCGTGCTGTCGGCCCGCCGCCACTTCGCCAGCTGCGCAGGGCGGCCGTGATCGGCGTCACCCTCGATCACCAACCGGCCGGGCCGGACCGATTGATTCCTTGCAGCGGGCGGGATCCCAGATTTCAACGAAGGGAGATGGGGAATATTGGGTTACCTTACCTGCGACGACGACCCCGAGCGCGGTTTGCTGCTGCGAGGCCAATAAATCCATCAGGCGCCGGCAACCTGGTCACGGTTGAAATCGTGGCTGCTCGTACATTGTTGCGGCGGCAAGACGGTGACAGTTCTTTTCAAGAGGAGAGGTTCCTGATAAGTTCAAGCAGCGTTTTAGCATTTCCAGATGCTGCCGAGTGTAACGAGCTGCCCGGCCTGATTTTTCTGTGCAGGAGGGCTGCTAGTGGGCTAAAATGGCTGGGAGCACGCAAGTAGGCCTAGAAAATTTTAGCCTTCGTTGAGTTCTGGGCTATGTACTACTGGGGGGCCATTCCACGGGACaaaaagaaattttttatttttatattttttcttttacgatTTTACAGAGATAAATAGCCGACAAAAAATTTGCAGCAATAGACCCTTACA from Setaria italica strain Yugu1 chromosome II, Setaria_italica_v2.0, whole genome shotgun sequence encodes the following:
- the LOC101774153 gene encoding uncharacterized protein LOC101774153 isoform X1, with product MAAADDVETGRLRRFPDLPPPPHGDANASPVDAALVRSAALARRREELLLELNKARIRQDMIFRELVETELAMGITATSHNPVPALPSPQDYWLNRPLSSSVPPLEESPLCPPRSRTEHSPCGCRGPAQPVKAPPVYPHVEWPSSPSLLLQERPASDTEKQQDSRSSGARTHPFGGYVEVCRSPNKWTLADEASLPVSANAGARPIFHEELTPGHKDAAGGECKVDVEDGHGVQPLYQSGNQSSGQSKTSETTLEQINGPMLLSHQYWLAGQESAAFDQQKGREFSEQKPEQPRLGNGDEQKARVHAFNGYMELCLSPSKQAPVEEISVPVAAKADISPMQSALSFGEAAATGPQQAFGGEPKANLVDAHGMQGDIRNQSSGQRKAMESAMEGRTDKPAQPPDQHRPAGQEGYGEECKADAEDGQGVHSLYQSGNQSSGKRKTLETTLADQINGPMLLSDRLAGQESASFDQQKGREFSELKPEQPRLGNEDEQKARLHASNGYMELCLSPSKQAPVEETLVPVAAKANNSPMQSALSFGGGNRTPTGLWQGT
- the LOC101760763 gene encoding hydroxycinnamoyltransferase 4, with product MAAIEVVESELVPPSEPTPRGALWLSNLDLAARNGYTPTVYFFRHPDEQTRSGFFSADVLHAALAAALVPFYPFAGRLAVGRDGRAEIDCNAEGALFVVARSAAALEDFEGFAPSKAMRDMFVPAYEPAGAGTPLLLLQVTFFRCGGVALGTAMHHFVMDGRSAFNFIRTWAGIARGDAGAAVVPSLDRTPLRARPQPTVLFDHTHEYGGGGRRTAAATAEAGGGSKAEYASAILRVTGSQAAALRARAGAVSTFRALVAHVWRCACAARALDPETESRLYTMVDMRARLSPPLPDAFFGNAVARTSTSARVGDLLGNPLGFGARRLRAATGHGDEYARSLVDYLETADLAALPRGGLPGTDLRVISWLGMPSYDADFGWGEPALLAPALMYYTGFVYLLNSPGKEGGVAVAAALEPERMERFKELFFEELATVV
- the LOC101774153 gene encoding uncharacterized protein LOC101774153 isoform X2 — its product is MIFRELVETELAMGITATSHNPVPALPSPQDYWLNRPLSSSVPPLEESPLCPPRSRTEHSPCGCRGPAQPVKAPPVYPHVEWPSSPSLLLQERPASDTEKQQDSRSSGARTHPFGGYVEVCRSPNKWTLADEASLPVSANAGARPIFHEELTPGHKDAAGGECKVDVEDGHGVQPLYQSGNQSSGQSKTSETTLEQINGPMLLSHQYWLAGQESAAFDQQKGREFSEQKPEQPRLGNGDEQKARVHAFNGYMELCLSPSKQAPVEEISVPVAAKADISPMQSALSFGEAAATGPQQAFGGEPKANLVDAHGMQGDIRNQSSGQRKAMESAMEGRTDKPAQPPDQHRPAGQEGYGEECKADAEDGQGVHSLYQSGNQSSGKRKTLETTLADQINGPMLLSDRLAGQESASFDQQKGREFSELKPEQPRLGNEDEQKARLHASNGYMELCLSPSKQAPVEETLVPVAAKANNSPMQSALSFGGGNRTPTGLWQGT